In Thermodesulfobacteriota bacterium, the genomic stretch GTTTGGCCCTCCAATACATAAGACAGTGTCTTCGGTATCGCAGGTGCCTTCATTACAGTCTCCTCCATCACCAAGATCGCACGCTACATCCTTGGAAACATCCAAATCGGCGTAACTGAAGATGGGCAGCGCGAAAACAGACATGGCTAGCGTAATCATAAAAAGGGTTACAATTTGTAATTTTCTCACGATTCACCTCCTTATATATTTTTGATTCCTGATGGAACCGTTTTAAAAATTGGGGCCTTACGATAGCCGATCCCAGCCTGGAATAAGTTGAAGTTATCGTAATAGCCTCCTCTCCCCATTTACTCCATAGGCGCCACCTCCTTTTTAACCTGACTTGCCAGAAATCGCGCAACGACGGCTTTTCGAGCCAATGAATCCCCTCGGATTAAATAGCAGCGTTCAGGACGCTCGGATTTTGTTTGAGGACAAAAGGGGGGTACCTTTACCAAAAGGGACTTATGGTACCCCTCAATACACTTCAATGGTTGCCACCTCCATCAAAGCCGATTTTTATTTAACCCATTGCGGGCGTAATTGATATAACCCCTTTTATACTACAAATTCCAAAATATGTCAAGAATTAATTTAATTGCTAATCACATTCCTTTATAGCTATTCATATTTTTAAATCGTCAGCTTAAGTTAATTGACACAGTTCTATAAAATAATTAGCATTGACCTTTCACTTTTAACCTGTCAAATCTCTCCCAGGCGGTTGTTTTATACATTATCTCGAACATTTGTTTTATATCATATTTCCGGAGGCCATGTCAAGCAGTTATTTAAAATGTATATTATTTCTAAACCCAAAGGGCAAATAAGACACGGCTCAGGGTCACCCTTAACCTTACACCAAAAAAGGCCCGTTGAGTTTGAGACAAGTTTGACAGTGTCTGCGGGAGACAAAGTCTCGAAGCAATCTCCTTTACTACTGGACAACTGCCGCGTAATACATGCGATGAAAGATCTTCCACTGTCCGCTCGGGCAACACGCTCTACAATTTTCTTTTTTACCTGGATGACCTCGAGTTTTGTGTCCTCCCCTTTTTTAAAGGGGAGACAGATGGCGAAGGGCTGAGGCGCTCCGTTAGAATTCGGAGTGTAGGTGAGGTTTTCGTATTAATTGAAAGCCCGCATTACATTAAGGATGCGGGGACTGATCCCCGATCAGTCTTAAACCCATTAGCGGAACAGGGTTTAGAAACGGAAATATCCCGGATTCAGGGCAAGGTCGAAAGAAAATATTTAAGAGATTCAAGCTCGATACAGTTAGAAAAATGGTATAAGGTTCAGGACTGACCCCGAGGCTTTCAGGGCTTCGGCTCGCAATGACAATAACCGCGGCAGTGGAATATCGATGCCCGTTCGGGGAACGGGGGCCCTACTTTGGTTTGTGTCAATATAGGGAACGCATACTTCTCCTGAGCCTGGTCGAAGGATATGCGTTCCCTACAAATTTGCTAAAAGACCTATAATCATAAATATAAGATTATAACCAGAAAAACGGTTGCCTTTAAAGCCAGTCCTGAAGAAATTTAATGTTTCTCCCTTGCGAATAACCGGGATTTAGGGCGAGATCGAAGGACGATTTTTAAGAGATTAAAAATTGGAAGAGTTATTAAATTGGTATAAGGGTTAGGACCCCGAGGCTTGGCCCCGAGGCTTTGCCAAAGAGGGAAATCGTGGATTAGCGATTCGGTCCTGCAAGGTTTATTTATAGGTATGTTCTTGCCTTTTCGCGAGCTTAAGCAAGATAACTCTTCTATTTTTATCATCAATATCGTATAGTACTCGATATTTTCCAATCCTCAGTCTATACTGAGCAACGAAACTAAAAACCATAGATTCGTCTTCTAACTTTTTGTATTTTTTCCCCGGCGGACGTGGAATATCAGCCAAAGACCTAACGGAAGCAACTATCCTTTCCTGATAGTTTTTAGATAGCTTTCTCAGCTCTTTCTCAAATTCTTTTTCAACTCGTTCGGTTGGGAATACTAATTCATATTTCATAAATTAGAAACCCAGCTTCTTAAATAGTCTCTCCGCGGGGACGGAGAGACCCTCTTCGTACTCCCTTCGCGCTCTGGCTATCTCTTCTATCAGCCTTTTGTCCTTTAGCTCTTCCAAAACCTCCAGAATATCCAGCATGTCATCGTAGGCAATCAGAAAGGATTTAGGTATGCCGTGAGAAGTTATAATCGAGGGGCTTCTTGACTCAATCAGCCTTGAGAGCTTAGCTTGGGCTTCCCTCACTCCGACCGATTTGGCTTTTCTTAAAAGGCCTCGTGATGTAACCAAATTCTTTGCCTCCGTCTCATGCATTGCAATTGTATATAGATTTTATTGAAAATACCAGAGTTGTCAAATCCCCCCCCAATTACATTTGATTCCAAAAAAATAGAAATAAGTTTTCCTTAATCTGATCCCGTGGGATTCTTTCCCGAGAAAACGGTTAAGCGTTGTACTCGTCTATGTTTTTACTTCCGTAGGGACTGTCTGGGGCTTCGGATCGTACACTTAAGGAACTTGCCCGCACAGGTTCGAATGTGGAGATGGGTAACACTTTAAGCCGAAGCCATCTGTTAAGTAAACAAACGACGGAAATTTCCCTCTTTGGAAAAGAGCCTGTCATGAGTCAGTCGAATGAGGATTCAGTGTCATTGCGAGAAGTCCTGAGCCCAGTCGAAGGGGTCGAAGCAATCTCCCCATATCATTGGCAGAGTATCGCCAATAGATTAACGTACGGAAATGTAGGGAACGCATATATGCGTTCCCTACTGAGAATCTTTCTTTCTGTAGGGACTGATCCCCGATCAGTCCTAAGCCCATTCGGGGAATGGGCCCTACACACCAAAAAAGGCCCCATGAGTGTGATGGCAAGCGTTGTGGGTTGCTAACAAGAAGGAAAACCTGGGAGGATGTAGGGTAGGGGGAAGAACAGGAATTTTACTTCTCTTCTTTATCCTCCTCCAAATCCTCCTCCAACACGATTACTTCTAGCTGTTCGGCTTCAATTTCATTCTTTGCCCTTCTGTAGATACCGCCGACTACCATATAGTCATCTTCCATAACTACCCATGATGAAGGTATTGAAACATTAATAAAGTTGCCACCAAGATCAGTGAGTTTAAAAATAATTATTGGCACATCCTCACCGGTTTTTGCTTCACTGATGTCATGCGCGATGCCTTCCAGAGCCACCTCTGCACCATCAAAGGCGAGCGGAGAAATAAGTATCCTGCTTATCGTTGTTCTTATGCCACCAATTTGAGGCGCAGGGATTTCCTTCTCGCCGCCACAGGTTGTTAGGGAGAAAATAAGTAAAAGTGAGGGGAGTATTTTTTTTAGCAATTCATTAATTCTCTGATTAGTTATATTAACTTTGTT encodes the following:
- a CDS encoding type II toxin-antitoxin system RelE/ParE family toxin; translation: MKYELVFPTERVEKEFEKELRKLSKNYQERIVASVRSLADIPRPPGKKYKKLEDESMVFSFVAQYRLRIGKYRVLYDIDDKNRRVILLKLAKRQEHTYK